A window of Longimicrobium sp. genomic DNA:
CGTGTTCCTGAACGTGGTCGGCGGGCTGCGGCTGGCGGAGACGTCGGGCGACCTGGCCGTCGCGGCGGCGCTCGCGTCGAGCGTGTACGACTGCCCCGCGCCGCCCGACGCCGTGTTCATCGGCGAGCTGGGGCTCGGCGGCGAGGTGCGGCCGGTGGGGCAGATGGAGCGCCGGCTGGCCGAGGCCGCGCGCATGGGCTTCTCCGCCGCCTATCTCTCCCCCCGCGCGGTGCCGCGCACGCTGCCGTCCGGCATCCGCGTGATCGAGACCGACGACGTCCAGGCCCTTGTCCGCCGCGCCTTCACCTGAGCCGCGCGCCGCGGCCGTCGTCGTGGCCGGCGGGTCGGGCCGGCGCGTGGGCGGGCCCGTGCGCAAGCAGTACCTGGAGATCGCAGGCCGCCCCGTCCTCCTGCGCGCCGTCCTCCCCTTCCTCCATCACCCCCGCATCTCCCGGGTGATCGTCGTCCTCCCGCCGGACGATGCCGCCGATCCCCCCGCGTGGCTCGCCTCGCTCGACGTGCGCATCGTCGCCGGTGGTGCGGAGCGGGGCGATTCCGTGTGGAACGGGCTGCGGGAGACGAGGGAGGAGGACGAGATCGTGCTGGTCCACGACGGCGCGCGGCCATTCGCCGACGCGGGGGTGATCGACCGCGTGCTGGCCGCCGTCCCCGCCATCGCCGCGGTGCCGGTGACGGACACGATCAAGGAGGTCGACGCGGGGACGATCACCGGCACGCCGGAGCGCGCGCGGCTCTGGCAGGCGCAGACGCCGCAGGGCTTCCCCCGCAACGGCCTGGTCCGCGCCTACGAACGGGCGCGCGCGGAGGGCGTCGCGGCGACGGACGACGCCGCGCTGTACGAGCGCTACGCCGGACCCGTACGCGTGGTGACGGGATCGTACCGCAACCTCAAGGTCACGCGCCCCGAGGACCTGCCGGTGGCGGAGGCGCTGGCACTTGCAGCGGACGGCGGGCGGGGCGAAGATTCGGGTACGGCCTGATCCACACGGCACGGCGCGCCGCTCCCGCACCGGAGCGCGCCCGGCCGAACCTGACGGAGCAAGGATCCACGTGCCCGCACCGGACGAGAGCGACGCCCCGGGAGTGCAGATGAGCGAGCAGGAGACCCGGGCCGAGCAGCCGCGGACCGCCACCTTCAACGTCCTCTTCGTCTGCACCGGCAACACCTGCCGCAGCCCGCTGGCGGAGGCGATCGCGCGGGCGGAGATCGCGCGCCGCGGCTGGAAGAACGTGGAGGTCGCGTCCGCCGGGCTGAACGCCTGGGACGGCGACGAGGCCACGCGTGCCGCCGTGGTCGTGGCTGGGCGCGCGGGGATCGACCTCACCGGGCACGTCTCCCGCCGGCTGACGCCCGAGATCGCCGGGTGGGCGGACCTGATCCTGGGGATGGGCCCCGGCCACCTCTCCACGCTCGAGCGCCTGGGGCTGGGCGAGAAGGCCTCCACGCTGGGCGACTTCGCCGCCGGGCCCGACGGCGAGGGCGAGGCGGTGAAGGACCCGTACGGCGGCAGCGAGGCCGTGTACGAGGAGACCTTCCACGAGCTGCGCGGGCTGGTGGGCGCCGCGCTCGACCGGCTGGCCCCCATCCTGGCGCCGTGACCCCGCCGGCCACCGCCGCCACCCGGGTGCTCGCGCTGCTGGGCGACCCCGTCTCGCACTCCCTCTCCCCCGTCTTCCAGAACGCCGCCATCCGCGCCCTCGGCCTCGACGGCGTGTACGTGGCGCTGCGCTGCTCGGGCGACGACGCGCCCGGG
This region includes:
- the ispD gene encoding 2-C-methyl-D-erythritol 4-phosphate cytidylyltransferase encodes the protein MSAAPSPEPRAAAVVVAGGSGRRVGGPVRKQYLEIAGRPVLLRAVLPFLHHPRISRVIVVLPPDDAADPPAWLASLDVRIVAGGAERGDSVWNGLRETREEDEIVLVHDGARPFADAGVIDRVLAAVPAIAAVPVTDTIKEVDAGTITGTPERARLWQAQTPQGFPRNGLVRAYERARAEGVAATDDAALYERYAGPVRVVTGSYRNLKVTRPEDLPVAEALALAADGGRGEDSGTA
- a CDS encoding low molecular weight protein arginine phosphatase; protein product: MSEQETRAEQPRTATFNVLFVCTGNTCRSPLAEAIARAEIARRGWKNVEVASAGLNAWDGDEATRAAVVVAGRAGIDLTGHVSRRLTPEIAGWADLILGMGPGHLSTLERLGLGEKASTLGDFAAGPDGEGEAVKDPYGGSEAVYEETFHELRGLVGAALDRLAPILAP